The segment ATCTTAATGCATTAATGTCACATCATGGCATAAGAACGCACTATCTGTATCAAGCTGTAATTTGTACCTGTTACACATATACTGTTCAGAAAGACAATTAACGTGTAACGGTTGGTCGAATAGAAATTTACAAACCCAACAGAAAATCACAGCgctatataaaagaaattacaattcACGTTTACCTGTAATacagtttgaaaattatcaGTGTAGAAAAACTCATgttgatatattatattatttggcTAAACGCGTTTTAAAAGCTTTTctgagaaaaattaaatatatcaaatgcattgctaaaatcaaaatatgcaaAACAGTAATAATACAATTCAACGTTTGTGTAATTTCATAGAATTTGCAAATTCACAAAACATCGCCATAGATGTCGCCCGGAAGACCGTAATTCACGGGGAGGAGGACCTGGTGATCACGTGTTCACTCCTCCGCTACAGCGAGCTCCTGAAGGTGGACAGTATACGACTCCTGAGGAATAGCTCAGGGGGCAGCGAACAGGTCATGGGCACTCTCACGGACACCCAGCGCCCCCTGCCCACACAGATCCCTGGGGTCAGGGTCACCGGCTCCCTCCGTCCCCTGTGGTCAGCCAAACTCAGCTTTACTCTGGCGAAAGAATTTGTAGATTGCCAAAACGAACGCGCGGGGTATATGTGTTCTTTGACGGGTATGGACCAATCGTTTATACCGGTCCAGCAGTTCACCGAGCAAGTACCGGTAGACGTGGCAGGTA is part of the Magallana gigas chromosome 3, xbMagGiga1.1, whole genome shotgun sequence genome and harbors:
- the LOC105331605 gene encoding uncharacterized protein isoform X2 — protein: MEEVNFLLHTIILYFYYAIFLEFANSQNIAIDVARKTVIHGEEDLVITCSLLRYSELLKVDSIRLLRNSSGGSEQVMGTLTDTQRPLPTQIPGVRVTGSLRPLWSAKLSFTLAKEFVDCQNERAGYMCSLTGMDQSFIPVQQFTEQVPVDVAVKCNSQKREPTACLYKQTHNEVIVIGITVAIAIVAIGAGVNFAVWKKYHNVLKK
- the LOC105331605 gene encoding uncharacterized protein isoform X1, with translation MEEVNFLLHTIILYFYYAIFLEFANSQNIAIDVARKTVIHGEEDLVITCSLLRYSELLKVDSIRLLRNSSGGSEQVMGTLTDTQRPLPTQIPGVRVTGSLRPLWSAKLSFTLAKEFVDCQNERAGYMCSLTGMDQSFIPVQQFTEQVPVDVAVKCNSQKREPTACLYKQTHNEVIVIGITVAIAIVAIGAGVNFAVWKKYHSKLFNGTKVNLCCFLTDHEIF
- the LOC105331605 gene encoding uncharacterized protein isoform X3, producing the protein MEEVNFLLHTIILYFYYAIFLEFANSQNIAIDVARKTVIHGEEDLVITCSLLRYSELLKVDSIRLLRNSSGGSEQVMGTLTDTQRPLPTQIPGVRVTGSLRPLWSAKLSFTLAKEFVDCQNERAGYMCSLTGMDQSFIPVQQFTEQVPVDVAVKCNSQKREPTACLYKQTHNEVIVIGITVAIAIVAIGAGVNFAVWKKYHTT